The genome window ACCATAGGGCGCTGCCCGGCGCAGAAGGGACGGCGCCACCATTTTCCATTCCGGACGGAGTTGCCCATACCATGAAAAAGCGCATCATTCTCACCATCATCGGCCTGGTCACGGTCATTGCCGTGCTGGGCGGCATCAAGGCGCTACAGATCGGCACCATGATCGATCACGGCAAGAAGTTCGTGCCGCCGCCCGAAACGGTTTCAACGGCGCCGGTAACGGCGGAGTCGTGGGAGACGGCCCTCACGTCGGTCGGCACGCTGACCGCGGTGCAGGGGGTCACGGTGGCAGCCGAGCTGCCGGGCAAGGTGGCGCAGATCGCCTTCGAGGCGGGGGCGCCGGTGACCAGGGGAGCCCTGCTCCTGCGCCAGGACACCAGCAACGAGGAGGCCCAGTTGCCGGGCGCCCTGGCCGAGGCGAAACTGGCCCGCGCCAACCTGCGCCGCTCGGACCAGTTGCTGGCGGAGGGGATCATCGCCCAGGCCGACCACGACAGCGCCGTGGCCACGGCAAACCAGGCCCAGGCCCAGGTGGACAACATCCGGGCCACCATTGCCAAGAAATCGATCCGCGCCCCCTTTTCGGGCCGCCTCGGCATCAGGCAGGTGAACCTGGGACAGATCCTGCGGGAGGGAGACCCCATCGTGACGCTCCAGACCATGGACCCCATCTACGTGGACTTCACCCTGCCCCAGCAGCAACTGCCGCAACTGCGCAAGGGGCTGACGGTGCGGGTGACCGGCGATGCCCTGCCCGGCGAGACCATCGAGGGGCGGGTCACCGCCATCAACCCGGAGGTGGATGCCGAATCGCGCAACATCAAGGTCCAGGCCACGGTGGCCAACCGGGGGGAAACGCTGCGCCCCGGCATGTTCGTGAACGTGGCGGTGGGGCTCCCGGTGCGGGAGAAGGTGCTCGCCATCCCGGCCACGGCGGTGCTCTACGCGCCCTACAGCGATTCGGTCTTCGTGGTGGAGGATGCCAAGGACAAGAAGGGGAAGGTGCTGCGCCAGCAGTTCGTGCGCCTCGGCACCAAGCGGGGCGACTTCGTGGCGGTGACCAGCGGGCTCAAGGAAGGCGAGCAGGTGGTGAGCACCGGCGTCTTCAAGCTGCGCAACGGCCAGGCCGCGGTGGTGGACAACAAGCTCGCCCCCGAGTTCCAGCAGGCGCCCACGCCTGAGAACAACTGATCCGCCATGAACATCACCGATCTTTTCATCCGCCGCCCCGTGCTGGCCCTGGTGGTCAGCCTGGTCATCGTCATTGCCGGCCTCCAGGCGATCCGCAGCCTGAACGTGCGCCAGTACCCCCGCAGCGAGAACGCGGCGGTGACGGTCACCACCGTGTACGTGGGGGCCAGCGCCGACCTGGTGCGGGGCTTCGTCACCACGCCCCTGGAGCGGGCCATTGCCGCGGCCGACGGCATCGAGTACATGGAGTCCCAGAGCACCCTGGGGCTCTCCACCATCAAGGTGCGCCTGAAGCTGAACTATGACGGCACCAAGGCCCTGGCCGAGATCAGCTCCAAGGTGGACCAGGTGCGCCGGGACCTGCCGCCCGAGGCGGAGGTGCCGGTCATCAACATCGAGTCGGCCGACAGCGAGTTCGCC of Geobacter anodireducens contains these proteins:
- a CDS encoding efflux transporter periplasmic adaptor subunit, whose amino-acid sequence is MKKRIILTIIGLVTVIAVLGGIKALQIGTMIDHGKKFVPPPETVSTAPVTAESWETALTSVGTLTAVQGVTVAAELPGKVAQIAFEAGAPVTRGALLLRQDTSNEEAQLPGALAEAKLARANLRRSDQLLAEGIIAQADHDSAVATANQAQAQVDNIRATIAKKSIRAPFSGRLGIRQVNLGQILREGDPIVTLQTMDPIYVDFTLPQQQLPQLRKGLTVRVTGDALPGETIEGRVTAINPEVDAESRNIKVQATVANRGETLRPGMFVNVAVGLPVREKVLAIPATAVLYAPYSDSVFVVEDAKDKKGKVLRQQFVRLGTKRGDFVAVTSGLKEGEQVVSTGVFKLRNGQAAVVDNKLAPEFQQAPTPENN